A stretch of the Mycobacterium shigaense genome encodes the following:
- a CDS encoding ABC transporter permease — MAEHSGFWGEAWRKLHRRPKFVIAAALILLVVVVALFPALFTGADPSYADPGQSMLSPSAAHWFGTDLQGHDIYARTIYGARASVTVGLGATLAVFLVGGTLGALAGFYGGWLDALVSRVTDVFFGIPLLLAVIVLMQVTRHRTVWTVIAVLALFGWPQIARIARGAVLEVRASDYVLAAKALGLSRFQILLRHALPNALGPVIAIATIALGAFIVTEATLSYLGVGLPPTVVSWGGDINLAQTRLRAGSPILFYPAGALAITVLAFMMMGDALRDALDPASRARRA; from the coding sequence ATGGCTGAACACTCCGGCTTCTGGGGCGAGGCCTGGCGCAAGCTGCACCGGCGCCCGAAGTTCGTCATCGCCGCCGCGCTGATCCTCCTCGTCGTTGTCGTGGCGCTGTTCCCGGCGTTGTTCACCGGGGCCGATCCGAGCTATGCCGACCCCGGCCAGAGCATGCTGAGCCCGTCGGCGGCGCACTGGTTCGGCACCGACCTGCAGGGGCACGACATCTACGCACGCACCATTTACGGCGCACGGGCCTCGGTGACCGTCGGGTTGGGCGCCACCTTGGCGGTGTTCCTCGTCGGCGGCACGCTGGGAGCGCTGGCCGGCTTCTACGGTGGGTGGCTTGATGCGCTCGTCTCGCGCGTCACCGATGTGTTCTTCGGAATCCCGCTGCTGTTGGCCGTCATCGTGCTCATGCAGGTTACCCGCCACCGCACCGTGTGGACGGTGATCGCCGTCCTGGCCCTGTTCGGCTGGCCGCAGATCGCCAGGATTGCGCGCGGCGCAGTGCTCGAGGTGCGAGCCAGCGACTATGTACTTGCCGCTAAAGCATTGGGCCTGAGCCGCTTTCAGATCCTGCTGCGGCACGCGTTGCCCAACGCCCTGGGGCCGGTGATAGCGATCGCCACCATCGCGCTGGGCGCGTTCATCGTCACCGAGGCCACGCTGTCCTACCTCGGGGTGGGGTTGCCGCCCACGGTGGTGTCCTGGGGTGGCGACATCAACCTCGCGCAGACGCGGTTGCGAGCCGGCTCGCCGATCTTGTTCTACCCCGCCGGCGCGCTGGCGATCACAGTGCTGGCCTTCATGATGATGGGCGACGCGTTGCGCGACGCCCTGGATCCGGCATCCCGGGCGCGGCGGGCATGA
- a CDS encoding ABC transporter permease: MGWYIARRAAGMVPIFLGATLLIYAMVFLLPGDPLAAMAGDRPLTAAVAAQLRARYHLDDPFLVQYLRYLGGVLHGDLGRAYSGLPVRDVLAQAFPVTLRMSLIALAVEAVLGIGFGVIAGLRAGGLFDATVLITGLLIIAIPIFVLGFLAQFVFGIRLGIAPVTVGERASFARLLLPGAVLGAISFAYVVRLTRSAVAANSHADYVRTATAKGLSRPRVVCVHILRNSLIPVVTFLGADLGALMGGAIVTEGIFNIHGVGGVLYQAVTRQEAPTVVSIVTVLVMIYLIANLMVDLLYAALDPRIRYG, encoded by the coding sequence ATGGGTTGGTATATCGCGCGCCGGGCCGCCGGCATGGTGCCCATCTTCCTGGGCGCCACCCTGCTGATCTACGCGATGGTGTTCCTGCTGCCGGGCGATCCGCTGGCGGCGATGGCCGGCGACCGTCCGCTGACGGCGGCGGTGGCCGCGCAGTTGCGGGCCCGCTACCACCTGGACGATCCGTTCCTGGTGCAGTACCTGCGCTATCTGGGTGGAGTTCTGCATGGCGACCTGGGCCGGGCGTATTCCGGTCTGCCGGTCAGAGACGTTCTGGCACAAGCCTTTCCGGTGACGTTACGCATGTCGCTGATCGCGCTGGCGGTGGAGGCGGTGCTGGGCATCGGATTCGGGGTGATCGCCGGGCTGCGTGCGGGCGGCCTATTCGATGCGACGGTGTTGATCACCGGTCTGCTCATCATCGCGATCCCGATATTCGTGCTCGGTTTCCTGGCGCAGTTCGTATTCGGCATCCGGCTGGGCATCGCGCCGGTCACCGTGGGTGAGCGGGCGAGCTTCGCGCGGCTGTTGCTGCCCGGCGCGGTGTTGGGTGCTATCTCGTTCGCCTACGTGGTGCGGTTGACCCGATCGGCGGTGGCCGCCAACTCGCACGCCGACTACGTCCGCACCGCCACCGCGAAGGGCCTGTCCCGCCCGCGGGTTGTCTGCGTGCACATTCTGCGTAACTCGTTGATCCCGGTGGTGACGTTCCTCGGCGCCGATCTCGGCGCGCTGATGGGCGGAGCCATTGTGACCGAGGGCATCTTCAACATCCACGGCGTCGGCGGCGTGCTGTACCAGGCCGTCACCCGGCAGGAGGCGCCGACGGTGGTCTCGATCGTGACGGTGCTCGTGATGATCTATCTGATCGCCAACCTGATGGTCGACCTGCTCTATGCCGCCCTGGACCCGCGGATCCGATATGGCTGA